In Luteipulveratus mongoliensis, the DNA window CGATCGCGAGGCCGCCCCGTCGAGCGACGGTCTCGGCCATCCGTCGCCCGGAGATGGCCGTCATGTTGGCCACCACGATCGGGATCGTGGTGCCGACCTTGTCGGGCGTGGTCAGGTCCACGTCCAGACGGCTGCTCACTGAGGAGCGCGACGGCACCATGAACACGTCGCTGTAGGTCAGGTCGTACGCCGGTCGCTGCTCTCCCAAGAACTTCACGTCCCGATCGTAGGAGACGATCCGGAGCGGTCGTACGGTGCAGACATGCAGATCACCCACCACGGACACTCCTGCCTGCAGCTCGACGTCGCCGGTTCGCGCATCGTGATCGACCCGGGCGTCTTCTCCGACCTGGACAGCATCGAGGGCGCCGACGCCATCTGCATCACTCATCAGCACCCAGACCATCTCGACCTCGCCCGATTCGCCGGTCTCCTCGAGCGGAGCCCCGATGCGATCGTGTACGCGGAGCCGCAGGCTGCGAACCTGTTGCAGGACAAGGGAATCGAGGCGACCGACACGTCGTCTGGCGCAGCCATCGAGGTGGGCTCGGTGACCGTGACGCCCGTCGGACAGAAGCACGCGGTCATCCACCAGTACATCGACCGCATCGACAACCTTGGCCTCGTCGTACGTGCCGAAGGGGAGCCGTCGTTCTTCCACCCGGGAGACGCGCTCGACGCGGATCCGGGTGAGGTGGACTTCCTCGGCGTGCCGCTGAGCGCGCCGTGGTGCGCGGTCAAGGAGACGATCGCTTTCGTCCGCCGGATCGCGCCTCAGCAGGCCATCGTCCCGATCCACGACGCGCTGCTGGTGCCGCCGGCTCGCGCGCTGTACCTCAGCCAGGTCGAGGGCTTCGGGCTCGACGGGGGAGTGGCGGTCCGCGACCTGGCCGGCGCCGGCGTACAGGAGCTGTGAACGCGAGACGCGTTTGGCAGAGTAGGTAAGGCTCACCTACAGTCACGACGTGCCCACGGTGACCGCCAAGAAGAAGTGCTGCAAGGACAAGCCTCGTTGCAAGAAGTGTCCTGTGGTGCTCAACCGGCTGTCCAAGGCCGGGTACGCCGAGCGGCTGAGCCGCCGGGACTACCGCCTCCTGGGCAAGATCCCCGGCAAGGTCAAGGCCGCCGCGCGCGCTCGTTGAGTGTGCTGACAGCCGGCTCCGGCCGCGTCGATAGCCTGGCGCCATGAGCCTTTCCGTCAC includes these proteins:
- a CDS encoding MBL fold metallo-hydrolase gives rise to the protein MQITHHGHSCLQLDVAGSRIVIDPGVFSDLDSIEGADAICITHQHPDHLDLARFAGLLERSPDAIVYAEPQAANLLQDKGIEATDTSSGAAIEVGSVTVTPVGQKHAVIHQYIDRIDNLGLVVRAEGEPSFFHPGDALDADPGEVDFLGVPLSAPWCAVKETIAFVRRIAPQQAIVPIHDALLVPPARALYLSQVEGFGLDGGVAVRDLAGAGVQEL